TATGGGAAATGGTGGCGCACCGTTTCGCTGTCCCGGAGCTAAGCCCGGCTGCATGGACGCTGGATACGCCATGGATCGACTGGATAAGCTGCATGAGTCGCGCGCCTTCCACTCGGAAGCTGGCGAAGTCGGTTATCCTTCTGATTTTTTGGTGGATTTGGAAGGAGCGCAACATGCGCATTTTTGGCGGTGCCACGGAACGCTCGCCGCGGCAAGTCTTGCACCTCCTGCTATCGGAGGCAAGCGACTGGGCGCTGGCAGGACGCCGGCACCTAATTCTGCGAGAGTagctcatttttttctcttttgctTTCTCTGAATTTCTTGTTCCGCAAGCTAATGCGTTAGCCTGCACCCTGTACTCGGCGCTCTTTCGCCTCCCCTTCTAATCAATGAAATACGCAGCTCTCCTGCgtctatttcaaaaaaaaatgttttttCTCTGGCCTAAGAAAAATTGACTAATCTAAATTGTAAATTCAGTCGACTGACTGTTAGTCGCTCCCGTCACCTATTGTATACTGTACGTATATAGTACTAGCAATAAACGGCGTGCCAGCAAAGACCATGAAAGGTTTTCGTTCGGAAAAAAACAAGGGAACCATGAGGCAGCAGGGTGCCACTTGTGCACTCATTTCCTCCTGGTTCTCCTATTTATTCTCGATCGATCAACGATTATGGCATGCATCGTGATCGATCCACTCGGAAGGACGATACAAAATGCGACAGGGCAGGAGGTTCAGTAACCAGCAGCTCCCGGCCGGTAACAGAGCAGAGCAGTCAGCTGAGCGTGGCAAGGAACTCCTGCATGCTCCGGTGGCTGGAGCCGCCCTCGGCGACGGCCTTGGTCGCCTCCAGGCTGATCTCCCTGGCCCTCGCCGAGACCGCCTCGTCGCCCAtcacctccttcaccttctccgcaaTCTCCGCGCCGCGGACCAGCGAGCCCTCCCCGCCGTCCCAGCTCCAGTGCTCCACCCACAGCCCGAACCCGCCGCTCTTTATCACCTTGGCGATCAGCCGCTGGTCGCCCAGCGTCGGCCACGCCAGCATCGGCACGCCGTACGCCGCCGACTCCGTCACCGAGTTCCACCCGCAGTGGCTCAGGTACAGCCCCACGGCCGGGTGCCGCAGGACCGCCTCCTGGTCCACCCACTCCTTGGTCACCAGCCCGCGCCCCTGCACGCGCTCCAGGTACCCGTCGCCCAGCACGTCCTTGAGCTCCGCTGTGTCGTCGCGGTccaccaccgtcgtcttcaccACCCACAGAAACCGGCTGCCGCTCGCCTCCAGCCCGGCCCCGATCTCGCGGATCTGGTCCAGCGCCGCCGCGTTGCGGTTGCCGAAGGCCACGTACACCACCGACCGCGCCGGCTGCTCTCCGAGCCAGGCAATGGGTGAAGAGGCGCCGCCGTGTGCCGCCTCCTTGTCCGTGGCCGACGACTTGAGCGGGCCGACCGCGTAGACCGGAGGGAACCCGGGGACGACCTTGCCGTCCCGCAGGGCGGCGAGTGCCTCTGGCTCCAGGGCGTCGAAGGTGTTGACGAGAATGCCGTCTACTTCGGCGATCTCGCGGCCGTTGGCGATGAACTGCTTGGTGAAGAGGCTGTCGGGGTTGCGCAGCACGTTCGGGGGGTAATCGACCGGGATGCGTCCAATGCCGGGGATGTCGacgtcgccggcgaggtggtctGCGTTGGCGCCGTCGAGGTAGGTGGGGAAGTAGGCGAGGAAGGACAGCATGGTCGCGCAGGAGATGAAGAGGATGTGGCACGGGAGGTGCAGCTCCTTCTTGGCTATGGGGATGACCTGGGAAGCCAGAGTGACGTCGGTGACGAGGGCCGACGCGCGTGGCGTGGCGCCGGCGATGAGCGGGCCGAGGAGGTGGGCGGAGCGGCGCAGGGACTCCCACCTCAGGACGAAGGGGTCCGTGCCGGCGAGGGTGGCGTCGTCGAGCGGCAGGAGGTTGAAGTCGATGCGCCGGATGGCGGGGAAGGCGGCGAAGAGGGCGGCGAAGTGCCCCGACTCGGCCTCCGAGACCGTCGGCAGCGCGGTCACGACGGAGATGTCGACGTTGCCTTGGCTCGCGAGGGAGCCGATGAAGCGGGAGAAGGGGAGCAGGTGGCCCATGCCGGCGCTCGGGATGAAGACGAGATGCAGTGCGCCTCTGCCCTGGTCGCCGGAGCTCGGCGTCGCCGCGAGAGCCATTGATGCGTTAGCTTGTTTTGCGACTGTGAGAGCTGAGAGGCCTGGCGGGTGTTTGGTGTCGGGTCGGCCAAAGCAATTATCAGTTCTGATCTGCTAGCCGGAGTACTATAttgctaagagcatcttcaacgtACGCGATAAAAATCTTTTACAGCGCCAAGG
The sequence above is a segment of the Triticum dicoccoides isolate Atlit2015 ecotype Zavitan chromosome 1A, WEW_v2.0, whole genome shotgun sequence genome. Coding sequences within it:
- the LOC119284006 gene encoding UDP-glucose:2-hydroxyflavanone C-glucosyltransferase-like is translated as MALAATPSSGDQGRGALHLVFIPSAGMGHLLPFSRFIGSLASQGNVDISVVTALPTVSEAESGHFAALFAAFPAIRRIDFNLLPLDDATLAGTDPFVLRWESLRRSAHLLGPLIAGATPRASALVTDVTLASQVIPIAKKELHLPCHILFISCATMLSFLAYFPTYLDGANADHLAGDVDIPGIGRIPVDYPPNVLRNPDSLFTKQFIANGREIAEVDGILVNTFDALEPEALAALRDGKVVPGFPPVYAVGPLKSSATDKEAAHGGASSPIAWLGEQPARSVVYVAFGNRNAAALDQIREIGAGLEASGSRFLWVVKTTVVDRDDTAELKDVLGDGYLERVQGRGLVTKEWVDQEAVLRHPAVGLYLSHCGWNSVTESAAYGVPMLAWPTLGDQRLIAKVIKSGGFGLWVEHWSWDGGEGSLVRGAEIAEKVKEVMGDEAVSARAREISLEATKAVAEGGSSHRSMQEFLATLS